The DNA segment CTCCCGCCCGGTGTGTCCGCCGACGCACTGGAGTCCGACCCGCGTGGCATCGCGGACCTGCCGGCCGCCCTGCGTCCGGAGGTCGTCCACGCGTACGCCTCCTCCATCACCGACGTCTTCCTGTACGCCGTTCCCGTCGTCCTCGCCGGGTTCGTCCTGGCCTGGTTCCTCAAGGAGGACAGACTGCGCGCCTCGGTCACCGCGCCCGACGGCACCGAGACACTGGCCAGCAACCCGGTGGAGCGCTCCTCGTACGACGAGGTGTGCCGCGCGCTGTCCCTGCTCGGCACCCGCGAGGGCCGGCGCGACATCTACCAGAAGACCACCGTCCGCGCGGGCTACGACCTGCTGCCCGCCACGGGCTGGCTGCTGCTGCGGATCAGGAGGCACGGCTCGGTGGAACCGGCCCTGCTCGCCGCGCGCAGCCCCGTCCCGCTCGGCGTCGTCCTGGAGGCCGCCCGCCAGGCCGAGGTGCGGCACCTCGCCCGGCGCGAGGGCCTCGGCCTCGTCCTGACCGACGACGGTTTCGAGGCCGCCGAGAAGCTGGCGCGGGCCCGGGAGGAGTCCCTGGCCGAACTGCTCGGCGACTGGTGGGGGCCGGACCGGCCGACCGACCTGGTCCAGCTGGTGCACGAGTTGTCGGGGGAACTGGGCGGATCGCGCGGAGAACGTCCGCACGGCGACGGCGGGCACCCGGGTACGGGTACGCCGGTCGGCTGAGCCGGCGCGAAGTCACCCGGGCCGCCCGCTCACCCGAGTTGCCTGGTGAACCAGTGCTCCGCGGTCGGTTCGCTGTTGTGCGGTCGCGTCTCGGTGAAGCCGAGCCGGGCGTACAGGGCGCGGGCCTCCACCGGGTCGCCGCGCGTGTCCAGGATCAGCCGGGCGGCCCCCGACGCGCGGGCCGCGTCCTCGGCGGCCCGCACCAGGAGCGCCGCACCGCCCCTGCCCCGCATCCTCCGGTGCGGGAAGACCCGGGTGAGTTCGGCGGTCGCACCGTCCAGCAGCCGGACCCCCGCGCCGCCCGCCGCCCCGCCCCCGTACCGCGCGACCAGCAGATGCCCGCGCGGCGCAACCAGGTCGGCGCCCGACTCCGCGGCGATCTCGCGCTCCAGCTCCGCCGGGTCGGTCCGGCGCCCCTCGTGCAGCAGGTACCAGCGGTCGCTCACTTCGGTGTAGGACGCCCGCCAGAGCGCGGCGGCGACGGGGGAGCCGGGGAGTTCGGGGGCGACGGTCCAGACCATCACCGCATTCTCCGCTCCTCCGACACCGGTTCCGCAACCCTGTTTGCGGGCGGGTCTTCGGGCAACACGAACGGAGAACCGGCGCGCGAGAGGTGCCGGTTGGCCGACACACCGGAAGGCATCCATGTCCACTGGCCTGATCATTGCGTTGATCGTGATTGTGGCGGTCGTTGTCGTCGCGGCGGCCGTACTGACCCTGCGCGCCCGCGGCCCACGCCACGGCGCGAACCTGAAACGGCGCTTCGGCCCCGAGTACGACCGGGCCGTCGCCCGGCACGACGGGGACACCGAGGCCGCCGAACGTGAACTGGCCCAGCGTGTACAGCTCCACGGCGACCTGCGGACACGACCGCTGGAGCCCGCCGAACAGGAGCGGTACGAGGCGGGCTGGACGGCCACGCAGGAGCGGTTCGTCGAATCGCCGCGGGAGGCGGTCGCCGAGGCGGACCGCCTGCTCGCCGACCTCGCCGCCGCCCGGGGCTTCCCCGGCGGCGGACAGTACGAGGAGCAGCTCGCCGCGCTGTCCGTGCACCACGCCCACCACGTCGACGGCTACCGGCGCGTGCACCGGGTCGCGCAGGCCCGCGTGAACGGCGGGCACGAAGGCGGCGCGGGCACCGAGGAGATGCGCGAGGCCATGGTCGAGGCCCGCGCCCTCTTCGACGACCTGGTGCGCCCCTCCCGCCACGACGGCGGAGACCACCGCGGCGGCCCGGACGGCCACCGCGCGGGGACGGCCGAACACGGCCGCACCCACACCCCCTCATTGCTCCACCGGCGACAGGCGAAGGAGAGCTGAGCGAGATGACTGACAGGACCCGGCGCCCCGGCGGCGACCCGCTGACCGGAACGCCCCGCACCCCTACCACCCCCACCCCCACCCCTACCACCACTCACGGGACCCGTGACGGCGCCCACGGAGACCTCCCCCAGGACCTCCACGGTGACCCCCGCCGGGACGCCTACGAGAAGGGCGCCCGAGCAGGCACCCCGGACCTCCGCGAGGACACCGGCACAGTGACGCCCTCCCACGAGAGCGTGGACTCTCCGGGTGCCGACCGCTCGCGGACCGGCGGCACGCCGGAGACGTACACGTCCCTGGACGGCCGCCACGACGGCGACCGCGCCCCCGGCACGGCGCACGGCCCCGGTCTGCTCCCGCTCGACGAGGGCGACAAGCTCTCCGCGCAACTGCAGCACGCCGTGGCCGGTTTCGTGGACGCCCCGAGGGACTCCGTCGAGGAGGCCGATCGCCTGCTGGAGGAACTCGCCGCCGGCTTCACGGAGGCGGTCACCGAGCGGCGCCGTACCCTGCGCCGGTCCTGGCAGACCGCGGAGGTCGGCGAGGGCCCGAACGCCGCGGAGACCGGCACCGAGCAACTGCGCCTGGCACTGCGGGACTACCGCGAACTGGCGGACCGGCTCCTGCGCGCCTGACCGGCTCCTGCGCCCGGGGCCGCCGTCAGACATCCCCGGGCGCCGGCCCGTCCGCACCCGCCCGGCGTTCCCGCCACTGCCGTACGACGTCCTCGACGTCGTACGGCTTCTTGCCCGGCGGGGCCGGGCGGGGGCTTGTACATCACGTCGCGGATCCTGGTGTCGGCCTCCGTGAGGATCTTCCGCACGATCCGCTCCGCGGGGGCCGCGAAGGCCGCCTCCACGGCATGTCCCCGGCCTCCTCGCGCAGTGCCGGTGCCGGCGGCAGCACGTCTCGTCGGACGCGGTTTCCCGGTCGCGTGCCTCGGCGCCACGAGTCTGCCTGTCCGCCCTCCCCCCCCCACTCCCGACTCCGCTCGAGCGGGGCGGCCCCACCTCGAAACCGGCATCCGGCGGCCTCCGCTCGGTCATGAGGCCGTTGCGGCCGCCAAACGGACGGACGGGAGGGAGCCGGGCGTTTTATCATGCGGCGACAGCGGGTCGTTCCGGTCGGCGCACCAGGCCGTTCCGGTCGTTGCCGGGCCGGTACCGCCGGCCCGCCAGAACGTCTCAGGAGGAGCGCGCGTGCTCGAACTCACCATGGCCACGGTGTCGTCGGCGGAATCGGGGGCCACGGCCGGCATGCTCATGGCCGACGCGCCCACCGAGCCGGGCGCCGTGCTGCGGGTGGGCCGGGACAGGTCGGTGTGCCGTCTCTCCACGCCGGACGACTGGCTGTTCGTGTCCAGGGTCCACCTGGAGTTCCAGTGCGCCCAGGACGGCATCTGGTACCTGAGCTGGCTGCGCGGTTCGCTCCCCGAGCCGTCCTGCGAGGTCCGGCTGACCATCGGGGGCCAGGCCCACCCGGTAGCCTACGGCGGCGGTGTCGCGCTGCCCCGGGGAGGCAACGGCGAGGTCGTCATCCTGGACCGCGCGGCCCCGCGCAGCGTCAACGTGGGTTTCTACCACGAGGTGTGAGGCCGGCCGGCTCCGCACGGGTTCCGCCGGGGACCGCCGCGGGACGGCTCACTCCAGCACCCGCGCCAGGGCGAAGCCGTCGTACCCCTTGGCGCCGACCGTCTGGATCGCCGTACCGCTCAGCCTCGGGTGGCCGGCGATCAGGTCGAGGGCGGCGCGGATGCCCAGCACGTCCGGGTCGGTGCTGTCCCGGTCGATCACCCGGCCGCCCCGGACGACGTTGTCGAGGACGATCAGGCTGCCCGCGCGGGTGAGCTCGAGGGCCCACTCCAGGTAGTGCGGGTTGTTGGCCTTGTCGGCGTCGATGAAGACCAGGTCGAACGGGGGCGGGTGCTCGTCGGCCAGCCGGGGCAGTGACTCCAGCGCAGGGCCGACGCGTACCTCGACGAGCCCGCCCAGACCCGCGCGCGCGATGCTGCGGGTGGCGACCTCGGCGTGGAGCGGGTCGTGCTCCAGGGAGATCAGCCGCCCGCCGGCCGGGAGGGCACGGGCCATCCAGAGGGTGCTGTAGCCGCCGAGGGTGCCGATCTCCAGGATGTGCCGGGCGCCCTGCACCTGGGCGAGGAACTGGAGGAACCCGCCCAGGGCGGGGGTGACGGCGATGGGCGGGAGGCCGGCGGCCCCGCTGTCCCGCAGGGCGGCCGTCAGGGCTTCGTCCTCCGGTGAGAGGAGGGCGGCGAAGTAGTCGTCCACCTGGTGCCAGAGCTGTGACTCGCTCATGTGCGCACACCTTCGTCCTTCATCTCGTTCCTGGCTCAGCCGGCCGACCGGGCCAGCCGGTTCGTCCGACCGGTCATGCGGGTGACGGTACATCTCCGGCCTCCCGTGTGATCCATCTCGCACCCCAGGGAACAACCCGACGCTCCTCCGTCTACCGTCATCCGGACCAGGGACTGTCCGGCGGGGCACGTCGGAGTCGACCGGCGGCATCTGTCCAGCCGGGGCGAGCGGGAGCTGGCGCGTTCAGCTGCAAGGCGGAGGAGAGCACAGCCGAGAACGGGGGAGGCGGCAACCGACGAGAACGCCGCCGGGGGCGCCCCCCTGTTCGAAGAGCCCGGGGGAGGGAGGGGAGGGAGGGCGTGCCGGCCCCCGCATCTCCGGCCTGATTCGCCGGGCAGAACCTACAACTGGACCAAAGAGGGACGGACGTCAGGTGAATCGGGGGTTGCCTGCGTCTCTTCCGGGGGCAGTGCGAGCCTCATAGGGTTCGCAGAGGGATCCTCGCGCGCGGACGCGGGGGACCAACGGGGCGGGAGGCCGACGAGGCGTGGCAAACGCGGAACACAGAGGGCGACCGGCGGAGGCCTTCCCGGCCACGGCCGTCGGCGACACCGGAACACGCCTGCACACGGTGCGACTCGGACTGTGGCTGCTCGCCGCCGTCCTCGCCGTACGCCAGGTCGCCGCCGTCCTGACCTCCCCGCGCGGGGAGCGGCTCACGGACCTCGAGACCTGGTTCGGACACGACGGCGTGCTGCAGGTCAGCGGGTCGCTCTACGAGTCGACCCGGTTCACCGGTACGCCGTTCGGCGGGCTCGTCCTCAAACCCCTCACCCGATCGGCTGAACAAGCGCTCGGCTGGGGCTGGACCTTCGGCACGCTGCTGCTGGTTGTGGCGCTGGGCCTGATCGTCGCCCGCGCCCTGCCCCAGCCGGTCGGCCGCCGCACCGTGCTGCTGGCCGCGCCGGTCGCGGTCAGCCTGCTCATGCTGTCCCTGCCGGTGCGCAACACCCTGTGGCTCGGGCAGACCAGCATCATCCCGGTCCTCCTCGTCCTGCTGGGCTGCTTCGTCGCCCGCGGGCAGCGGGCCGGCGGCATCCTGATCGGTGTCGCCGCCGCCCTCCAGCCGACCCTGCTGCTCTTCGCTCCGCTGCTGTGGTTCACCGGCCGCCGCCGGGCCGCCGCCGCGTCCGGCACCACCTTCGCCGCGGGCACCGTGCTCGCCTGGGCCGCGCTGCCCCGGGACTCCTACACCTACTGGGTGCACCACATGGCGGGCGTCGGACTCGGCGGCCGGGCCGACGACCTCGCCAACCAGTCCCTGCACGGCGCCCTGCTCCGCCTGGGCGTCGAGGGCCCCCTGGAGATCGGGCTCTTCCTGCTGGTCGGCGCGGCCGTCGCCACCCTCGGCCTGCGCCGTGCGGTGCGCTACGCCCACGACGGCCAGCTGCTGCTGGCCGTCGCGATCACCGGCTGCGCCGCCATCGCCGTCTCCCCGACCGCGTGGCAGCACCAGCTGCTGTGGGTGCTGCTCACCCTCGTCGGCACGGTCGGCACACGCGCCTCCGACCGGCTGGTGTGGCCCGTCGCCGTCGTCCTGGTGATGACGCTGCCGGCCCCCATGACCCTGCCGAACATGGCGGCCCTCCACCCCGTCCGCGACAACATCGTCCTGCTCGCCGCGCTCGCCGCCGCCACGGTGATCCCGTTCCTGTCGCGCACCTCGCCGTACTTCCGGGCGCCCGTCCCGACCCGGTACGCCGACCCCGTTCCCACCCGCCTGCGGTACGTTCCGCTGCCGCCGTTCCTGCGCCGGGTCCTGACCCGCCCCAACCTCCTGCTGGAACTGCTGCTGATCCGGGTCACCTACGCCGCCTACTCCAAGGTGCGGCTCGCGGCGACCGGCGGCCGGGAGCGCGCGGAGGAGCACGCCCGGCAGATCCTCGACCTCGAGCGTCTGCTCCACCTGGACATCGAGTACGCGGTCAACCACGCCGTCGTACAGATCGGCTGGCTGCGGAACTTCTTCGACTTCTACTACACGTCGTTCCACTTCGCCGTCCCGCTCACCGTCCTCGGCCTGCTGTACTGGCGGCACCCCGTCGACTACCGCTGGGCACGCGCGAGCCTGGGCTTCGCCACGCTGCTGGCCCTGCTCGGTTTCTGGCTCTACCCGCTGGCCCCGCCGCGCCTGATGCCGAACCTCGGGATCATCGACACCGTGCACGGCGTGCAGGACTTCTCCAAGCCGGACTACGGCGCCCTCACCGCCCTCACCAACCAGTACGCGGCGATGCCGTCCCTGCACTTCGGCTGGTCCCTGTGGTGCGGCCTGGTCATCGCGATCATCGCACCCCGGATGTGGATGAAGGCGCTCGGCCTGCTCCACCCCCTGTTCACCGTCGCCGCGATCGTCGCCACCGGCAACCACTGGGTTCTGGACGCGGTGGGCGGCGCCCTCGTCGTCGCGGCCGGCTTCGGCCTGACGTACCTCTTGCAGGGGCCGCGGGCCCGGGTGGTGACGGCCGCCACCGCCGTCACCGGCACGGCGCCGGAGTCCACGGGCGCCACGGGCGCCATGCACGCGAAGCCACCGGGCCCCGCCCCCACGCCACCCGTACAGGAGGAGCCGGCCCGGAAGTAGCAGCACGGCGTTGTACACGCGGGCGCGGCTTCGGCCGGGCACGGCGAAAGCGGCGGTCCCGGGGATCTGGGGGCCGCCGCTTTCGGTCTTTGGGGTGGTGCTGGGTGGTGCGTGGAGCGCCGGGGTGGCGCCGGGGCCGGTCAGTACCAGTTGTTGGCCTGCCAGAAGTCCCAGGCGGCGCACGGGCTGCCGTAGCGCTCGTTCATGTAGCTGAGGCCCCAGGAGATCTGGGTGGCGGGGTTGGTCTTCCAGTCCGAGCCGGCCGAGGCCATCTTCGAGGCGGGCAGGGCCTGGACCAGGCCGTAGGCGCCGCTGGAGGCGTTGGTGGCGGTCGGGTTCCAGCCGCTCTCGTGCTGGACGATGTTCGAGAAGCACTGGTACTGCGCGGAGTCGCCGATCATCGACTGCGCGGTCGCCTGGGCCGAGCCCGTGGTGGCTGCCTGCGCGGGGGCGGCGGCGATCAGCGTGCCGCAGGCGGCGGCAGCGAGGGCGGCACCGGCGACGGCCTTCTTCGGGGTGGTGACGGTGCGGAGGATGGAAACAGCGGACACGTGGAGCCTTTCTTCGGGTACGGGGCGTCGTCGTGGGCCCGGTGCCCGGACACCTGGGGTGCGTGGGGCGGGGCACACGGCGGCGCCGCGGCCCGTGGGGGGCACGTCGGCGCCTGGCGACTGCTCCACAGAAACAGCTTCCGGCGTTTGTCCGCAAACATCCCTTTTACTAGTCCTGGTCGCATTCAAGGAGAGTGCGGTTCCGCGGCCGGTGGCCATCTGCGCAGGTCGGGGCGACGGGTGAGAGGGCAGGGAGGAGGTGAGGGCTACGACCCCGCTTCGTATGTGACCCGGGTCATGTGGGGCGCCTCACGGCGGGCCGTCAGCTGCGTCACTGTCGGCGTGCGCGGGGCCACTCAGGGGTGGGTGGTGAAGGTGACCGGCGTCTCGAAGGCCGCCCTGCGGGTGGCGCGGCGCAGGGCGCGGAGGACCGGGGCGCCCAGGGTCAGGGCCAGGACGACGGTGAGCAGGGCCCGGCCCAGGTCCCAGCCCAGCGACGTGGCCAGGCAGTACGCCAGGAAACGGGCCAGGTTGGCGGGGACCGACGCGTCCGGGTCGAAGGAGATGTTCGAGGCGAGGGCGGCCATGAAGGGCCAGCCCGCCATGTTCATCACCGTGCCGTAGGCGAAGGCCGCCAGGAAGCCGTAGACGGCGAGCACGCACAGCTCCGCCCGGCCCCGCAGCCGGTCCGGGCCCGGGAGCAGGCCCGCGCCCATCGTGAACCAGCCCATCGCCAGCATCTGGAACGGGAGCCACGGGCCCACCCCGCCCGTGAGCAGCGCGGACGCGAACATCGTCACCGAGCCGAGCACGAAGCCGAAGCCCGGCCCGAGGACCCGGCCGCTGAGGACCATCAGGAAGAACATGGGTTCCAGGCCCGCGGTCCCCGCCCCGATGGGGCGCAACGCCGCGCCCGTCGCCGCCAGGATGCCCAGCATCGCCACCGCCTTCGGGCCCAGGCCCGACTCCGAGATCGTCGCCGCCACCACCCCGACCAGCAGCACGAGCAGCCCCGCGAACAGCCAGGGCGCGTCCTGCGCGTGGGCGTTGAGCGTGGAGGCGGGCGGGGCAAGGAAGGGCCAGCCGAACGCCGCCACGCCCACCGCGCTCACCAGGGCCAGCGCCATCAGCGAACGCGGGCCCAGGCGGACGGCCCGCGCCTGGCGCTGGATGCCGGTGGAGGTGCCGACGGCGGTGCCGGCGGCCGGGGCGGCCCTGCCCGTGACCGGGGTGGGTGCGGGTGTCATGACAGGGCCTCCCGGACCTGGGAGACCGTGAGCCAGTGCTGCGGGGCCAGGATCTTCGCCACCTGCGGGGCGAAGGACGGTGACGCGACGACCACTTCGGCTGCCGGACCGTCGGCGATGACCTCGCCCTCGGCGAGGAGAACGACCCGGTGGGCGAGTTCCGCCGCCAGCTCCACGTCGTGCGTGGCCAGGATGATCGCGTGCCCCTCGGCGGCCAGCCCGCGCAGGACGGTCACCAGGCGGGCCTTCGCCGCGTAGTCCAGGCCGCGGGTCGGCTCGTCGAGGAGGAGCAGCGGCGGACGGGCGGTGAGGACGACCGCCAGGGCGAGGGTCAGGCGCTGGCCCTCGGACAGGTCACGCGGGTGGCTGCCGTCCACGATGCCGGGCAGCAGCTCGGACAGCAGGGCGCGGCAGGCGCCCGGCTCCGCCGCCGCGTCCCGGTCCGCGGCGGCGCACTCCGCGGCCACCGTGTCCGCGTACAGCAGGTCCCGCGGCTCCTGCGGGACGAGTCCCACCCGGCGTACCAGGTCGCGGGGGCGGGTGCGGTGCGGCACGACGTCACCGGTGCGGACCGAACCGGCGGACGGTTCCACGAGCCCGACCAGCGCGCCGAGCAGCGTGGACTTGCCGGCCCCGTTGCGGCCCATGAGCGCGATCGTCTCGCCGGGGGCGACCGTCAGATCGACGTGGCGCAGCGCCCGGACGCCGCCCCGACGGACGGCCAGGGCACGGACCTCGGCCACGTGGAGGGGGGCGGGAGCGGGGGAGACCGTGGCTGCTGTGCCCGGCCGCTTGCGGGTGAACAGGGAGCGGGGGGGCCTGCGGGTGGTGGAGGAGGTGAGGGCTGCCGGGGATCTCCGGACGGGGGCCGGTACCGCTGCCGGTGCCGTCGCGGATACGGCCTCCGCCCCCGCCTCCGCGAGGCGCTCGCGCAGTGGGGTCGCGCGGCGGCGTGCGTCGCGTACGGTCAGCGGGAGCGGGGACCAGCCGGCGAGCCGGCCCAGGGCCACCACCGGCGGGAACACCGGCGACACCGCCATCACCTCCGCCGGGGTCCCGAGCAGCGGGGGCTCGCCCGGTCCCGGCAGCAGCACGACCCGGTCGGCGTACTGGACGACGCGTTCCAGACGGTGCTCGGCCATGAGGACGGTGGTGCCGAGATCGTGGACCAGACGCTGGAGCACCGCGAGGACCTCCTCGGCCGCCGCCGGATCCAGCGCGGACGTCGGCTCGTCGAGGACCAGCACCCGGGGGTGCGGGGTGAGGACCGAGCCGATGGCGACGCGCTGCTGCTGGCCGCCGGAGAGCGTGGAGATGGGACGGTCGCGCAGGCCGGCCAGCCCCAGCAGGTCCAGCGTCTCCTCGACGCGACGGCGCATCACGTCCGGGGGGAGGCCCAACGACTCCATGCCGTAGGCGAGTTCGTCCTCGACGAGGTCCGTCACGAAGTGCGACAGCGGATCCTGACCCACCGTCCCGACCACGTCGGCGAGTTCGCGCGGTTTGTGCGTACGGGTGTCGCGGCCGGCCACCGTGACCCTGCCGCGCAGGGTGCCGCCCGTGAAGTGCGGGACGAGGCCGCTGACCGCGCCCAGCACTGTGGACTTGCCGACCCCGGACGGCCCGGCGAGCAGGACGAGTTCACCCTCCGGGACCTCGAAGTCGACGCCCCGCACGGAGGGTTCGGGGGAGCCGTCGTACGTCACGGAGACGTTCTCGAAGCGGATCACGACGGCTCCTTGCCGGTGGTGTCCTCGGGGGCGGGGGCGGGGGCGACGATGACGGGGAGCAGACCGATGAGTACGGCCGCCGCCGGCCACAGGGGCAGTGTGGGCGCGACCAGCGGCACCACGCCGGGGTGCAGGGCCGCCGGATCGCGTACGGAGGCGAGGGCCAGCAGTGCCGCGACCGCCGTGCCGCAGCCGGCGACCAGCCACGCGCGGGCGTCCCAGCGGTCCGGGCGGTACCGGGTGCGCACGGAACGCCGGCCGCCCCGCCACAGCCCCGCGAGCGCGGCCGCCAGACCGCCGAGCAGCACGGGGACGCCGTACGCGGCGCCTTCGGCGGTGAGCAGCCCGTACGTACCCGCGCAGACGCCGAGCAGTCCGCCGAGAGTGAGGACGGCGGTGGTACGCCGGACCCCTGCCGGGACCTGTGCCGTACGGCCGTAGCCGCGGGCGTCCATCGCGGCGGCGAGCGCGACCGAACGCTCCAACGCGCCCTCCAGCACCGGGAGTCCGACCTGGAGCAGACCCCGGACCCCGCGGTCGGGACGGCCCCGCAGCCGGCGGGCGGCGCGCAGCCGCTGGATGTCCGTGACCAGACTCGGAGCGAAGGTCAGCGCCACGACCACGGCCACGCCCGTCTCGTACAGCGCGCCGGGCAGGGACTTCAGCAGACGGGAGGGATTGGCGAGGGCGTTCGCGGCGCCGACGCAGATGAGCAGCGTGGCCAGCTTCAGGCCGTCGTACAGGGCGAACGCCAGCGCCTCGGCCGTGACCCGGCCGCCCAGGCGGATGCCCTGCGCCCAGTCGGGGAGCGGGACTTCGGGCAGATCGACGAGGACGCGCGTACCGGGAACGGGGGAGCCGAGGACGATCGCGAAGAGCAGCCGGACGACGATCACGGCCAGTGCCAGCTTGACGAACGCGCCGTACGAACGGGCCCAGGGGGCGTCCGGCCGGCGGACGGCCACGACGTACGCGGAGACCACGACCAGCAGGGCGAGCAGCAGCGGGTTGGTGGTGCGGGTGGCGGCGGCCCCGAGGGCCAGCGCCCACAGCCACCACGCGCCGGGGTGCAGGGGGGTGCCCTGCCGCCGGCGGGGGGCGGGGGCGGAGACAGGACGTTTCCGTGGCCGGTCGCCGCCGGGCTCAGCCACGACGGCGTACCTGCCAGAAGGCCGCAGCCCCGAGCAGCGCCACCACGGCGATCCCGGCGACGAGGCCGAGGGACGGACCACCGCTGTCCTCGGACGCGGACTCGCCCTTGGCCCCGTCCTCGGTCTCCTTGCCGGTCGCCGGCCCGTCCGCCCCCGACACCTGTTCCCCGCACCCCCGCTGCGGGTATCCGGCGATGGCGCACAGCAGGGCTCCGGCGTCGTAGCGCAGGGGCTCGGCGACGGAGGCCAGGGCCTCGGCCGTACTGGCGTCCGGGGCGACACGTGCGCAGGCGGTGCGGTTCGCGGGCGGGGTCTCGCCGGACGGGGCGTCGCCGGCCGTACCGAAGTCGATGACGAGGGCCACCCGCTTGCTTCCCTCCTTCGCCGGGGTCTGCGCGCAGATGTCGGTGAAGTCGGCGGCCCCCCGGGGCTGCGCCGAGTCGCCGGACTCCTCACTGACCGCGAAGCGGAAGCCCTGGACGTCGCCGTCGGCG comes from the Streptomyces sp. KMM 9044 genome and includes:
- a CDS encoding GNAT family N-acetyltransferase, with the protein product MVWTVAPELPGSPVAAALWRASYTEVSDRWYLLHEGRRTDPAELEREIAAESGADLVAPRGHLLVARYGGGAAGGAGVRLLDGATAELTRVFPHRRMRGRGGAALLVRAAEDAARASGAARLILDTRGDPVEARALYARLGFTETRPHNSEPTAEHWFTRQLG
- a CDS encoding O-methyltransferase — translated: MSESQLWHQVDDYFAALLSPEDEALTAALRDSGAAGLPPIAVTPALGGFLQFLAQVQGARHILEIGTLGGYSTLWMARALPAGGRLISLEHDPLHAEVATRSIARAGLGGLVEVRVGPALESLPRLADEHPPPFDLVFIDADKANNPHYLEWALELTRAGSLIVLDNVVRGGRVIDRDSTDPDVLGIRAALDLIAGHPRLSGTAIQTVGAKGYDGFALARVLE
- a CDS encoding bifunctional glycosyltransferase 87/phosphatase PAP2 family protein; this translates as MANAEHRGRPAEAFPATAVGDTGTRLHTVRLGLWLLAAVLAVRQVAAVLTSPRGERLTDLETWFGHDGVLQVSGSLYESTRFTGTPFGGLVLKPLTRSAEQALGWGWTFGTLLLVVALGLIVARALPQPVGRRTVLLAAPVAVSLLMLSLPVRNTLWLGQTSIIPVLLVLLGCFVARGQRAGGILIGVAAALQPTLLLFAPLLWFTGRRRAAAASGTTFAAGTVLAWAALPRDSYTYWVHHMAGVGLGGRADDLANQSLHGALLRLGVEGPLEIGLFLLVGAAVATLGLRRAVRYAHDGQLLLAVAITGCAAIAVSPTAWQHQLLWVLLTLVGTVGTRASDRLVWPVAVVLVMTLPAPMTLPNMAALHPVRDNIVLLAALAAATVIPFLSRTSPYFRAPVPTRYADPVPTRLRYVPLPPFLRRVLTRPNLLLELLLIRVTYAAYSKVRLAATGGRERAEEHARQILDLERLLHLDIEYAVNHAVVQIGWLRNFFDFYYTSFHFAVPLTVLGLLYWRHPVDYRWARASLGFATLLALLGFWLYPLAPPRLMPNLGIIDTVHGVQDFSKPDYGALTALTNQYAAMPSLHFGWSLWCGLVIAIIAPRMWMKALGLLHPLFTVAAIVATGNHWVLDAVGGALVVAAGFGLTYLLQGPRARVVTAATAVTGTAPESTGATGAMHAKPPGPAPTPPVQEEPARK
- a CDS encoding lytic transglycosylase domain-containing protein, with the protein product MSAVSILRTVTTPKKAVAGAALAAAACGTLIAAAPAQAATTGSAQATAQSMIGDSAQYQCFSNIVQHESGWNPTATNASSGAYGLVQALPASKMASAGSDWKTNPATQISWGLSYMNERYGSPCAAWDFWQANNWY
- a CDS encoding ECF transporter S component, which translates into the protein MALALVSAVGVAAFGWPFLAPPASTLNAHAQDAPWLFAGLLVLLVGVVAATISESGLGPKAVAMLGILAATGAALRPIGAGTAGLEPMFFLMVLSGRVLGPGFGFVLGSVTMFASALLTGGVGPWLPFQMLAMGWFTMGAGLLPGPDRLRGRAELCVLAVYGFLAAFAYGTVMNMAGWPFMAALASNISFDPDASVPANLARFLAYCLATSLGWDLGRALLTVVLALTLGAPVLRALRRATRRAAFETPVTFTTHP
- a CDS encoding ABC transporter ATP-binding protein — translated: MIRFENVSVTYDGSPEPSVRGVDFEVPEGELVLLAGPSGVGKSTVLGAVSGLVPHFTGGTLRGRVTVAGRDTRTHKPRELADVVGTVGQDPLSHFVTDLVEDELAYGMESLGLPPDVMRRRVEETLDLLGLAGLRDRPISTLSGGQQQRVAIGSVLTPHPRVLVLDEPTSALDPAAAEEVLAVLQRLVHDLGTTVLMAEHRLERVVQYADRVVLLPGPGEPPLLGTPAEVMAVSPVFPPVVALGRLAGWSPLPLTVRDARRRATPLRERLAEAGAEAVSATAPAAVPAPVRRSPAALTSSTTRRPPRSLFTRKRPGTAATVSPAPAPLHVAEVRALAVRRGGVRALRHVDLTVAPGETIALMGRNGAGKSTLLGALVGLVEPSAGSVRTGDVVPHRTRPRDLVRRVGLVPQEPRDLLYADTVAAECAAADRDAAAEPGACRALLSELLPGIVDGSHPRDLSEGQRLTLALAVVLTARPPLLLLDEPTRGLDYAAKARLVTVLRGLAAEGHAIILATHDVELAAELAHRVVLLAEGEVIADGPAAEVVVASPSFAPQVAKILAPQHWLTVSQVREALS
- a CDS encoding CbiQ family ECF transporter T component — translated: MAEPGGDRPRKRPVSAPAPRRRQGTPLHPGAWWLWALALGAAATRTTNPLLLALLVVVSAYVVAVRRPDAPWARSYGAFVKLALAVIVVRLLFAIVLGSPVPGTRVLVDLPEVPLPDWAQGIRLGGRVTAEALAFALYDGLKLATLLICVGAANALANPSRLLKSLPGALYETGVAVVVALTFAPSLVTDIQRLRAARRLRGRPDRGVRGLLQVGLPVLEGALERSVALAAAMDARGYGRTAQVPAGVRRTTAVLTLGGLLGVCAGTYGLLTAEGAAYGVPVLLGGLAAALAGLWRGGRRSVRTRYRPDRWDARAWLVAGCGTAVAALLALASVRDPAALHPGVVPLVAPTLPLWPAAAVLIGLLPVIVAPAPAPEDTTGKEPS
- a CDS encoding SCO2322 family protein, encoding MIRRAGAAGRAAVLFLAALLSLSAGAGQAQAAGYRYWSFWDLDGGTWTYATQGPSVARPADGDVQGFRFAVSEESGDSAQPRGAADFTDICAQTPAKEGSKRVALVIDFGTAGDAPSGETPPANRTACARVAPDASTAEALASVAEPLRYDAGALLCAIAGYPQRGCGEQVSGADGPATGKETEDGAKGESASEDSGGPSLGLVAGIAVVALLGAAAFWQVRRRG